A single region of the Plantactinospora soyae genome encodes:
- a CDS encoding quinone oxidoreductase family protein, whose amino-acid sequence MRAAVITECGRPPGLVHRSSPTAGVGEVAVSVTAAPITPLDVLCASGTSYLGAPALPYVPGVQGVGVLDDGTAVWFPTAAGMRPGDGSMAERVLVPTGDIVALPDGVDHRLVAALGLSAVAAWQALTWRGELRPGEQVLVLGAGGVVGQAAVQIARLCGARRVIAGARSVRGQDRARALGADAVVALPDGDDVDSLAGRFRDAADGPVDLVLDPLFGVPAAAALRALRPGGRLVNLGSSAGETARFDSATLRGGSLRVLGYTNNDLTAGQRATSIGVIAGHIRAGRLMVEHESVPLTDVAAAWTRQAGGTATRRIVLVPGDGTSPG is encoded by the coding sequence ATGCGGGCCGCTGTCATCACCGAGTGCGGCCGGCCACCCGGCCTCGTGCACCGGTCCAGCCCGACGGCCGGCGTCGGCGAGGTGGCGGTCTCGGTCACGGCCGCCCCGATCACCCCGCTCGACGTGCTCTGCGCCTCGGGTACGTCGTACCTCGGCGCCCCGGCGCTCCCGTACGTGCCCGGTGTCCAGGGCGTCGGCGTCCTCGACGACGGCACGGCCGTCTGGTTTCCCACCGCCGCCGGGATGCGGCCCGGCGACGGCAGCATGGCCGAACGGGTGCTGGTGCCCACCGGCGACATCGTCGCGTTGCCCGACGGCGTCGACCACCGGCTCGTCGCCGCGTTGGGACTGTCCGCAGTGGCCGCCTGGCAGGCGCTGACCTGGCGGGGCGAGTTGCGCCCCGGCGAACAGGTACTGGTGCTGGGCGCCGGCGGCGTCGTCGGCCAGGCCGCCGTGCAGATCGCCCGGCTCTGCGGCGCCCGACGGGTGATCGCCGGAGCCCGCTCGGTCCGGGGCCAGGACCGGGCCCGAGCCCTGGGCGCGGACGCGGTGGTCGCCCTGCCCGACGGCGACGACGTCGACAGCCTGGCCGGCCGGTTCCGGGACGCCGCCGACGGGCCGGTCGATCTCGTGCTCGACCCGCTGTTCGGGGTGCCGGCCGCCGCCGCCCTGCGGGCCCTGCGTCCCGGTGGCCGGCTGGTCAACCTGGGCAGTTCGGCGGGCGAGACGGCACGCTTCGACTCGGCCACCCTGCGCGGTGGGTCGCTACGGGTGCTGGGCTACACCAACAACGACCTGACCGCCGGGCAGCGGGCCACCAGCATCGGCGTCATCGCCGGCCACATCCGGGCCGGACGGCTGATGGTCGAACACGAGTCCGTCCCGTTGACCGACGTGGCCGCCGCCTGGACCCGGCAGGCCGGCGGCACCGCGACCCGACGGATCGTGCTCGTTCCGGGTGACGGGACCAGCCCCGGGTAG
- a CDS encoding glycoside hydrolase family 130 protein, translating into MTGTDLATRLDLALAPDPRRVIVKLFVPGEDAALVRTRASAIIERIASLDADEAGELLRETLDRFGDRHHDLEATFRHHYDLVHHRVTQTGELSPTARLLVGAYFSHEYAVEAAALCNPSMVPHPDQSDLGTGRLRVAVSVRQIGEGHLSSIGFAAAELGPGNHLTVADRSGPLNTGDRVSAWHRRDLLAAGLAEEGWDNEVSATVLGSLPERFDDDTFERALGGLPADLLTRTTTGRTLEQLRRTTAASYAVTFPTDVPLQQRVLWPATAAESNGMEDARFVRLTSDGGESAYLATYTAYDGRRIAARMLSSDDLRHFQVSPMRGPAVRNKGLALFPRPVGGQHLALCRSDGETIGLTIRDQDNSQWQAPVPLHAPHRGWELIQVGNCGSPIETEAGWLVLTHGVGPMRRYAIGALLLDLHRPDRVIAELPGVLLAPDDTEQDGYVPNVVYSCGGLVHAGTLWLPYGVNDARVRFACVPLATVMAAMDDVPAP; encoded by the coding sequence ATGACCGGGACGGACCTGGCCACCCGGCTGGATCTCGCACTGGCGCCCGATCCGCGGCGGGTCATCGTCAAGCTCTTCGTCCCGGGCGAGGACGCCGCCCTGGTCCGCACCCGCGCCTCCGCGATCATCGAACGCATCGCGAGTCTCGACGCCGACGAAGCCGGCGAGTTGCTCCGGGAAACCCTGGACCGGTTCGGCGACCGGCATCACGACCTCGAAGCAACCTTCCGGCATCACTACGACCTGGTCCACCACCGGGTCACCCAGACCGGTGAGCTGTCACCCACGGCCCGCCTGCTCGTCGGCGCCTACTTCAGCCACGAGTACGCCGTGGAAGCCGCCGCCCTGTGCAACCCGTCCATGGTGCCGCATCCGGATCAGTCCGATCTGGGCACCGGTCGGCTACGTGTCGCGGTCAGCGTGCGTCAGATCGGGGAGGGGCACCTGTCGTCCATCGGCTTCGCCGCCGCGGAACTCGGACCCGGCAACCATCTCACGGTCGCTGACCGATCCGGACCGCTGAACACCGGCGACCGGGTGAGCGCCTGGCACCGTCGGGACCTGCTCGCCGCAGGACTCGCCGAGGAGGGTTGGGACAACGAGGTCTCCGCCACCGTGCTGGGATCCCTGCCCGAGCGGTTCGACGACGACACCTTCGAACGGGCCCTGGGTGGCCTCCCCGCCGACCTGCTCACCCGGACCACCACCGGGCGCACCCTCGAACAACTGCGTCGTACGACCGCCGCCAGCTACGCCGTGACCTTTCCGACCGACGTTCCACTCCAGCAGAGGGTCCTGTGGCCGGCCACCGCCGCCGAGAGCAACGGCATGGAGGACGCCCGCTTCGTCAGGCTCACGAGCGACGGCGGCGAATCGGCCTACCTGGCGACCTACACCGCCTACGACGGCCGGCGGATCGCCGCCCGGATGCTCAGCAGTGACGACCTCCGGCACTTCCAGGTGTCCCCGATGCGCGGGCCGGCCGTCCGCAACAAGGGCCTCGCCCTCTTCCCACGCCCGGTAGGTGGCCAGCACCTCGCGCTGTGCCGTTCCGACGGCGAGACCATCGGCCTGACCATCCGGGACCAGGACAACAGCCAGTGGCAAGCCCCGGTTCCGCTGCACGCCCCACACCGGGGCTGGGAGCTGATCCAGGTCGGCAACTGCGGGTCACCGATCGAGACCGAAGCCGGTTGGCTCGTGCTCACCCACGGTGTGGGTCCGATGCGCCGCTATGCCATCGGCGCCCTCCTGCTCGACCTGCATCGGCCCGACCGCGTCATCGCCGAACTCCCCGGCGTGCTGCTCGCTCCGGACGACACCGAGCAGGACGGGTACGTGCCCAACGTCGTCTACTCGTGTGGCGGTCTGGTGCACGCCGGCACCCTGTGGCTGCCGTACGGAGTCAACGACGCCCGGGTCCGATTCGCCTGCGTACCCCTTGCCACGGTCATGGCGGCGATGGACGACGTCCCCGCACCGTAG
- a CDS encoding glycosyltransferase, translating into MTGSASRALALTLSPASATAPALAPAPSFAHLARLTDDTGLFEHARHATVRREHGYCTDDVARGLVVTCREPDPPSRVLRLAECYLTFLTHAQDGSGAFRNRLGHDRRWTDEPGVGDWWGRALWGLGTAAARSRASWIRDEALVAFTLGAGRRSPAPRAMVFAGLGAAEVLRRQPDNAAAADLLRDAAVAVGAPDDSSDWPWPHQRLTYANAALAEVVIAAGHLRGDDRLLADGLRMLAWLRDIQLVDGVLSVIPAEGWQRHAPRARHDQQPIEVAALADACVTAAVVTGDPSWGTGVRQAVGWFLGDNDGGTTMWDPTTGGGYDGLTPSGANLNQGAESTLALISTLQHARRWS; encoded by the coding sequence ATGACCGGCTCCGCATCCCGGGCCCTCGCCCTCACCCTCAGCCCCGCCTCCGCCACGGCTCCGGCCCTCGCGCCCGCCCCGAGTTTCGCCCACCTGGCCCGGCTGACGGACGACACCGGCCTGTTCGAACACGCCCGGCATGCCACCGTGCGTCGCGAGCACGGGTACTGCACCGACGACGTTGCCCGGGGACTTGTCGTCACCTGCCGCGAACCCGATCCACCGAGCAGGGTGCTGCGGCTCGCGGAGTGCTACCTGACCTTCCTCACCCACGCCCAGGACGGCAGCGGGGCCTTCCGCAACCGGCTCGGCCACGATCGACGCTGGACCGACGAGCCCGGCGTCGGCGACTGGTGGGGGCGGGCACTCTGGGGACTGGGCACCGCCGCCGCGCGTAGCCGCGCCTCCTGGATCCGTGATGAGGCGCTGGTCGCCTTCACCCTCGGCGCCGGCCGGCGATCGCCCGCGCCGCGCGCGATGGTCTTCGCCGGCCTCGGCGCGGCCGAGGTGTTACGCCGACAGCCGGACAACGCCGCCGCTGCCGACCTACTGCGCGACGCCGCCGTCGCCGTCGGTGCCCCCGACGACAGTTCGGACTGGCCGTGGCCGCACCAGCGGCTGACCTACGCCAACGCGGCGCTCGCCGAGGTCGTCATCGCCGCCGGCCACCTGCGCGGCGACGACCGACTGCTCGCGGACGGACTGCGGATGCTGGCCTGGCTGCGCGACATCCAACTCGTCGACGGCGTGCTGTCGGTCATCCCGGCCGAGGGCTGGCAGCGTCACGCCCCGCGCGCCCGGCACGACCAGCAGCCGATCGAGGTCGCCGCCCTCGCCGACGCGTGCGTCACCGCCGCCGTCGTGACGGGTGACCCCTCCTGGGGTACCGGGGTACGTCAGGCCGTCGGCTGGTTTCTCGGCGACAACGACGGTGGCACGACGATGTGGGATCCCACGACCGGCGGCGGCTATGACGGCCTGACCCCGTCGGGCGCCAACCTCAACCAGGGTGCGGAGTCGACGCTCGCCCTGATCTCCACCCTCCAGCACGCCCGGCGGTGGTCATGA
- a CDS encoding glycosyltransferase, which produces MPRSYGFLSTHPPTQCGLATFNSALAAHLITDGASGGVVRVVASDDRHAEPAAPGDGQAGARGPVGPGVVHTWSARTVAGWRDAAAALDTFDVAVVQHEYGIYPGPDGQDVLPLLRRLTVPSIVVLHTVLAQPTAGQKAVLEQLVAAASTVVTMTDTARDRLLVGYAVDAAKVTVIPHGAADHDDTPAEPRQRPHLLTWGLLGPGKGIEWAVRALARLRGLNPTPTYTVAGRTHPKVFEQQGEAYRTGLERLGAILGVADAVHYQPVYHDEVALGRLIRSADAVILPYDSREQVTSGVLIEAVAAGVPVVATPFPHAVEVLTDGPGLLVPHQDPAALAAAVRRILTEPGLAASLVGRTRAPTLRWPAVAARYHALAERLDTADPHPAAPAVVPAPA; this is translated from the coding sequence ATGCCCCGCAGTTACGGTTTTCTCAGCACCCATCCACCGACCCAGTGCGGTCTGGCCACCTTCAATTCGGCACTGGCCGCGCACCTCATCACCGACGGTGCGTCGGGTGGCGTCGTACGGGTCGTGGCCAGCGACGACCGTCACGCCGAGCCGGCGGCCCCCGGCGATGGCCAGGCAGGCGCTCGCGGACCGGTCGGACCCGGTGTCGTGCACACCTGGTCGGCGCGGACAGTCGCCGGCTGGCGGGACGCGGCCGCGGCACTCGACACCTTCGACGTCGCCGTCGTCCAACACGAGTACGGCATCTACCCCGGACCCGATGGTCAGGACGTCCTGCCGTTGCTGCGCCGGCTCACCGTGCCCAGCATCGTGGTCCTGCACACCGTGCTCGCCCAACCGACGGCCGGGCAGAAGGCGGTACTGGAGCAACTCGTCGCCGCGGCCAGCACGGTCGTCACCATGACCGACACCGCCCGGGACCGGCTGCTCGTCGGCTACGCCGTGGACGCCGCCAAGGTCACCGTCATCCCACACGGTGCGGCCGACCACGACGACACGCCCGCCGAACCGCGCCAGCGTCCCCATCTGCTCACCTGGGGACTACTCGGACCTGGCAAGGGAATCGAATGGGCCGTACGAGCCCTGGCCCGCCTCCGTGGGCTCAACCCGACCCCCACCTACACCGTCGCCGGTAGGACCCACCCGAAGGTGTTCGAGCAGCAGGGGGAGGCGTACCGGACGGGGCTGGAGCGCCTCGGTGCGATCCTCGGCGTCGCCGACGCCGTTCACTACCAGCCGGTCTACCACGACGAGGTTGCGCTGGGCCGCCTGATCCGCTCGGCTGACGCCGTCATCCTGCCCTACGACTCCCGGGAGCAGGTCACCTCCGGGGTACTCATCGAGGCGGTCGCCGCCGGAGTTCCCGTCGTCGCGACGCCCTTCCCGCACGCCGTCGAGGTGCTCACCGACGGGCCCGGTCTGCTCGTACCGCACCAGGATCCGGCGGCGCTGGCTGCGGCCGTACGGCGGATTCTGACCGAACCGGGTCTGGCCGCCAGCCTTGTCGGCCGTACCCGGGCTCCGACGCTGCGGTGGCCGGCGGTGGCGGCGCGCTACCATGCGCTCGCGGAACGGCTCGACACCGCCGATCCGCATCCGGCGGCCCCGGCCGTGGTGCCGGCGCCGGCATGA
- a CDS encoding glycosyltransferase family 4 protein has product MRVALLGPVAWRTPPHHYGPWEQVTGLLADGLVAQGVDVTLFATLDSVTSAALDGVCARGYADDPGVDGRVWEAMHVGHALARSAEFDLVHNHLDWLPLAFAQHCRAPLVTTIHGFSGTKILPAYETARSAYVSISDSDRVAGLDYVGTVYHGIDLGGLPFAPDGGPGLVAFGRIHPDKGTHTAIEIARRADRPLTICGIVQDERYFTEEVLPHIDGERVVFLGPVGPERRGRILGASAALLHPIAFAEPFGLSVVESMACGTPVVAYRRGSMPEVVDEGVTGFLVDTVEQATAAVARIATIDRRGCRNRARERFGADRMVTDYLRVYRDILGR; this is encoded by the coding sequence GTGAGGGTGGCCCTGCTGGGACCGGTGGCCTGGCGTACGCCACCACACCACTACGGGCCGTGGGAGCAGGTGACCGGCCTGCTCGCCGACGGCCTGGTCGCCCAGGGCGTGGACGTGACGCTGTTCGCCACCCTCGACTCGGTCACCTCGGCGGCTCTAGACGGTGTGTGCGCACGCGGCTACGCCGACGATCCGGGCGTGGACGGGCGGGTCTGGGAGGCGATGCACGTCGGCCATGCACTGGCACGGTCTGCGGAGTTCGACCTCGTGCACAACCATCTCGACTGGCTGCCGTTGGCCTTCGCCCAACACTGCCGCGCTCCACTGGTCACCACCATCCATGGATTCTCCGGCACGAAGATCCTGCCCGCCTATGAGACGGCCCGGTCCGCGTACGTCTCCATCTCCGACTCCGACCGCGTCGCCGGGCTCGACTATGTCGGCACGGTGTACCACGGGATCGACCTCGGCGGGCTGCCGTTCGCCCCGGACGGAGGGCCGGGGCTGGTCGCCTTCGGTCGGATCCATCCGGACAAGGGCACCCACACCGCGATCGAGATCGCGCGGCGCGCCGACCGACCGCTGACCATCTGCGGGATCGTCCAGGACGAGCGGTACTTCACCGAAGAGGTCCTTCCGCACATCGACGGTGAGCGGGTCGTCTTCCTCGGCCCGGTCGGCCCGGAACGCCGTGGCCGGATCCTCGGCGCCAGTGCGGCCCTGTTGCACCCGATCGCCTTCGCCGAGCCCTTCGGACTGTCGGTGGTGGAGTCGATGGCGTGCGGAACGCCGGTGGTGGCGTACCGGCGCGGGTCCATGCCGGAGGTCGTCGACGAGGGCGTGACCGGCTTCCTCGTGGATACCGTCGAGCAGGCGACGGCGGCCGTCGCGCGGATCGCGACGATTGACCGGCGAGGCTGTCGCAACCGTGCCCGGGAGCGCTTCGGCGCCGACCGCATGGTGACCGACTACCTGCGCGTGTACCGCGACATCCTCGGCCGGTAA
- a CDS encoding GAF and ANTAR domain-containing protein: protein MSERQLTEAFVELADTLVDDFDMMDFLHQVTVRCAQVLDVSAAGVLLTDQRGELRVVAASTEQTRLLELLQLQTDEGPCPECFHTGRPVAVADLSTTAHRWPRFTAEARRSGFASVHALPMRLRTEVIGALNLFGAEPGALDADTIRLGQALADVATIGLLQARAIRHRETLAEQLQTALNSRIVIEQAKGVVAERRKIDVDQSFILLRGTARTSNRRLSELARAVVDGSAIV from the coding sequence ATGAGTGAGCGACAGCTGACCGAGGCGTTCGTCGAGCTGGCCGACACCCTCGTCGACGACTTCGACATGATGGACTTCCTGCACCAGGTGACGGTCCGGTGCGCTCAGGTGCTCGACGTGTCGGCCGCCGGGGTCCTGCTGACCGACCAGCGAGGCGAACTGCGGGTGGTGGCGGCCTCGACCGAACAGACCCGGCTGCTCGAACTGCTCCAGTTACAGACCGACGAGGGCCCCTGTCCGGAGTGCTTCCACACCGGCCGGCCCGTCGCGGTCGCCGACCTGTCCACCACCGCCCACCGCTGGCCCCGCTTCACCGCCGAGGCCCGACGGAGCGGCTTCGCCTCCGTCCACGCCCTGCCGATGCGGCTGCGTACCGAGGTCATCGGTGCGCTCAATCTGTTCGGTGCCGAGCCCGGCGCTCTCGACGCGGACACCATCCGACTGGGACAGGCCCTGGCCGACGTGGCCACCATCGGGCTGCTCCAGGCCCGAGCCATCCGGCACCGCGAGACCCTCGCCGAACAGCTGCAAACCGCGCTCAACAGCCGGATCGTGATCGAACAGGCCAAGGGCGTGGTCGCCGAACGTCGCAAGATCGACGTAGACCAGTCGTTCATCCTGCTCCGTGGTACCGCCCGTACCAGCAATCGTCGTCTGTCCGAACTCGCCCGCGCCGTCGTCGACGGATCAGCAATCGTCTGA
- a CDS encoding ANTAR domain-containing protein encodes MYQATGMLLVQLGSSAEEAFARLRAYAYAHDRRLGDVARDVVERRLRFQPDPPGGDDDGQ; translated from the coding sequence GTGTACCAGGCCACCGGAATGCTGCTGGTGCAGCTCGGGAGCAGCGCCGAGGAGGCCTTCGCCCGGCTTCGTGCCTACGCCTACGCCCACGACCGACGACTCGGCGACGTCGCCCGGGACGTGGTGGAGCGGCGGCTGCGCTTCCAGCCCGATCCGCCAGGAGGCGACGATGACGGGCAATGA
- a CDS encoding glycosyltransferase family 39 protein, with protein sequence MSTHTARPRASVVPPDVPEESVTDDGAGSGLAPIAWRPVGVVAAIVATLLLATNGGYGYHRDELYFLLLRPDWGYVDQPPLTPAIARLADALFGGSLWGLRLPATLCVLVALLLAALLARELGGGALAQTLAAFGLGTGAATLIFGHVLLTAGVDVLVWLGIILCAARALLRDQPRWWLAAGAVLGIGLYNKLLVVLLLIGLGIGLLAVGPRRTLVNRWLWAGVALALMIGAPNLVYQLTHDLPQADMAGAIADDKGAESRTTFVPFQLILIGPPLAAIWIAGLVGLLRRTAWRPVRALAVAYLTVCVLVLVSGGQPYYTYGLLGALFAAGSVVTADWIGRGRRRARLTLVGVAAGVNAVVSAAIALPLLPVGVLGATPIPGINITAADSVGWPRYVDQVVRAYDELPAADRAATIVLTANYGEAGALTRLGADRLPQIYSGHNELGYYGPPPESATVVLGVGVGEAGELGRHFGTCTLAGRLDNGVGVDNEEQGVPIVVCREPRASWQQMWPMIQHFD encoded by the coding sequence GTGAGTACCCACACCGCCCGGCCCCGCGCCAGCGTCGTGCCGCCGGACGTACCCGAGGAATCCGTGACCGACGACGGCGCGGGCAGCGGGCTCGCCCCGATCGCCTGGCGACCGGTCGGCGTGGTCGCCGCGATCGTCGCCACCCTGCTGCTGGCCACCAACGGCGGCTACGGATACCACCGCGACGAGCTCTACTTTCTGCTGCTCCGGCCGGACTGGGGCTATGTGGACCAGCCGCCGCTGACCCCGGCGATCGCCCGGCTGGCCGACGCGCTGTTCGGCGGCTCGCTCTGGGGCCTGCGGCTCCCGGCCACCCTCTGCGTGCTGGTGGCGCTGCTGCTGGCCGCGCTGCTCGCCCGCGAGTTGGGCGGCGGCGCGCTCGCCCAGACGCTGGCCGCGTTCGGCCTCGGCACCGGCGCCGCGACCCTGATCTTCGGGCACGTGCTGCTCACCGCGGGGGTCGACGTACTGGTCTGGCTCGGCATCATCCTCTGCGCCGCCCGGGCGCTACTGCGCGACCAGCCGCGCTGGTGGCTGGCGGCCGGGGCGGTGCTCGGGATCGGGCTCTACAACAAACTGCTGGTGGTGCTGCTCCTGATCGGACTCGGCATCGGACTGCTCGCCGTCGGTCCACGCCGTACGCTGGTCAATCGCTGGCTCTGGGCCGGGGTGGCGCTCGCCCTGATGATCGGCGCCCCGAACCTCGTCTACCAGCTCACCCACGACCTGCCGCAGGCCGACATGGCCGGGGCGATCGCCGACGACAAGGGCGCCGAGTCGCGGACCACCTTCGTGCCGTTCCAGCTCATCCTGATCGGACCGCCGCTGGCGGCGATCTGGATCGCCGGACTGGTCGGGCTGCTGCGTCGTACGGCGTGGCGGCCGGTCCGGGCCCTGGCCGTGGCGTACCTGACGGTCTGCGTACTGGTGCTGGTCTCGGGCGGTCAGCCCTACTACACGTACGGACTGCTCGGCGCACTCTTCGCCGCCGGAAGCGTGGTCACCGCCGACTGGATCGGGCGGGGCCGGCGCCGGGCCAGGCTCACCCTGGTCGGGGTCGCCGCCGGAGTCAACGCGGTGGTGAGTGCGGCGATCGCGCTGCCGCTGCTGCCGGTCGGCGTACTCGGCGCCACGCCAATTCCCGGGATCAACATCACCGCGGCCGACTCGGTCGGCTGGCCCCGCTACGTCGACCAGGTGGTCCGGGCGTACGACGAACTACCGGCCGCCGACCGGGCCGCCACGATCGTGCTCACCGCCAACTACGGCGAGGCCGGGGCGCTCACCCGGCTCGGCGCCGACCGGTTGCCGCAGATCTACAGCGGCCACAACGAACTCGGCTACTACGGACCACCACCGGAGTCGGCGACCGTCGTGCTCGGCGTCGGCGTGGGGGAGGCGGGCGAACTGGGCCGCCACTTCGGTACCTGCACCCTCGCCGGCCGGCTCGACAACGGGGTCGGGGTCGACAACGAGGAGCAGGGCGTGCCGATCGTGGTGTGCCGGGAGCCACGCGCCTCCTGGCAGCAGATGTGGCCGATGATCCAGCACTTCGACTGA